The nucleotide window GAGAACGTAGACTGcactgggagtggtggcacacacttgtaatccctgcactagagaggggagacaggaagatgatGCTGGTCTGAGATTAAAGAGTGGGAAATTgcttcaaaaaatgaaaaaaaattgaacattTGAGTCCCACAGTAGGCTTCCTTTGGCTACTGACTGtttctttattgtatatttaCACAAAACAGATAGCCAGATCACTTGATGCTGACAGAATCTAACTGGGGGTAATACAGCAGTAAGgagacaaaataattttaaaaattcatataaaacatAGGCCTAGGGTATCTCTGCACAGAGGCAATGATGATTCAACACTCACACCCACAAAGTCCTCACAGAGACACTCATAGCACTTAGTTCTCAGCTGTACATCATCTACATTGTCCTGAGCATTGAGTTTTTAGCCCCATAACTTTTACTTTCCACTTTACATGAATctaaatcttttgttgttgttgttttgagacagggtttctctgtgtagctttagtgcctgtcctggatctcactttgtagcccaggctggcctcgaactcacagagatcgacctggctctgcttcttgagtgctgggattaaaggcgtgtgccaccgcagACAGGCCTAAATTTTAATAGTAATTTGATTTCTATGGAGCTGAAAACTACAGTGCTTCCCAGGGTGTGCTAACAATCAACCCAGTAGTCAGCGTTACTATTCTACATCCATCTGAAATACCATTTTGAAAGCACATTGATAAAGTTTATTTCTGAAATATATTTCAAAGCCTCAAGTCTCAAAAGTTTGGTCCCTAAAGCCTGGTACCTGTAAGAGGTAGTAGAAACTTGGGGAGAGAGAAGGTAGAGCAGGGGTTTGGGGCCACTGGACTTGTACCTTCAAAGGAGGTTTGGAAACATAATTtattcttctccctctttttgtttgcttcctAGTCACCAGACAGTTACCAGTGTGCTTCATCTCACAATCACCTGCTGGGTCACATGTCCTTAGTACCAAACAACAGGACCAATGACCCTGGGCTGAGCCCTCCAAGTGGCAAGCCCAAATGTCTTTCCTGTTTGTAAGGTGATTTATTTCAGGTGTTCTTCTACAAGCAGAAAGCTGACCAACCAAGATATGAGATATTCCACGTCTatagagttgaaataaataaatgtctcaAATAGAGGTACATccgggtgtggtagcacatacctgtaaccccaacacttgggggAAATGGAATAATCacaagttggaagccagcctggactacatagaaaagtcaaggccagcctaggctacatggctagactcaaaaataataataaataaatgtaccaaaattcaaatgaattttaaatcaCAGTTATAAGTTTTGAGTTATTGCTAATGTTATTTCAGTCGCTAAAAATGTGGTGATCTTATGCCCTCGATATACAAAGACTCCAGTTGTCACAGTTAGCCTAGCCCTAACATGAaaatttttgaaaagcagaggtCTACATATTCATGCCAAGGACTCCCATGGTGCAATGAGCACTGGAACAGTGATCAATTCATTTGTCCTGTGACTCTACAGTAACTTTTAGATGATCTTTTAATCACCCAATATGATCTGTCTTTTTTTCGGAGGGggttggttttcgagacagggtttctctgtgtagctttggctgtcctggaacttgctctgtagaccaggctggcctcaaactcacagagatctgcctgcctctgcaccccgagtgctgggattaaaggcatacgccaccaccgcccagccttatcTGTCTTTTTAATGTTTCTATACTGTTTATTGTAGTAGGAATATTCAATGTGAAATCTGCTCTCACAAAAAGTTTTAGCATGCAAAAATTTTGTACTGCTGACCAGTGATCTTGAGAACACATTCACCTTGCTGCCTACTGCTTAGTAACCAGCAATTTGCCCCTTACTTGGTGAACAGCATTCCAGTATTTGATTCACAAGTTTGACTGTGTGTGATGTCTCCTTTGTGTTCACTCAATATGTAATTTTCTGTACCTGAGTTATCTCACTTTGCACAATGTCTTTAGTGTTGCATATTGCAGAATTTCCTCATGGCATCTTTCTCTTGATATTTTAATTGAGTAATCTcaagaaacatacaaaaatattgtttaatttttgtcaaaaAGATAGAGGAAATGAATGCACCTTTAGAATCTCCACATTTTCCAGGCTAGATTTAAATCATACATTCCAAATCCTTTATGTATAACAGAAAATAAGTCCACCAACAAGACTTAGAAGATAgagtttttttattataagaacatGTGCCCCAAATATCCAGAGATTACTCTTTGTATTGTGAACTGCGATGCTGACCCCAGTAGAAGGTGCTGTGTGGTTTTGTGGTCAAAAATTGATTCTTCTACATGTTCTAGGTGTCAGAAAGAGCTAAAGTCCTGAGTGACTTCTATAAAAATACTCCCCTTCTTTTACTGCATGAGATAGTGGAgatgacatggctgcctctcaacTTGGTACTTCTTTCTTATTTGCTCAGTGGTACCAACCATCTGGTGGACAAACGGAAGTGCAACACAGCCACATGCACCACACAACGCCTGGCAAACTTTTTGGTCCGTTCGAGCAACAACCTTGGTCCTGTCCTCCCACCAACCAATGTGGGATCGAACACATACGGCAAGAGGAATGCAGCAGAGATTCCGAACAGGGAATCTTTGGATTTCTTACTCCTTTAGAGTCAATGTACTTCTTCATCTCTTGTTACTTTATGTGTAAATGTCCTGGTAATTTCATTAGTAATTTAACAGTGCCTTTTTCATTTCCACTGTGAATGCAAGATGATGTGTCCCATGCTTTCTGGCTGTGTGTGTAAATCCTCATTCTAAGAATTGCTTTAGGGCTGATCAAGGTCAGGCTACAgacagtgtctcttcacacatGTTCTTGAAatacttaaaatttcttttttttatcttgtAACTTTATGATTCAAGTTCAATAATAAAGGAGACCATAGGAGCATGAAACCTGACAAGTCATTAACTACTAATAGCAAAGTTCTGATTCTGGACATTGGAAAAGCAAGTATTCTAGGTACCTGTTCAGATgccatttcaaaataaattagcaaaattgttgcaggatatttgatcacactgtgaaccccaagattgTGCTACTTACTGTAAAAATCTGTTTCTAGTGGtagtgtggctcagccctagcacacacacctttaatctaagagCTTTCTAGTTactgtaaacaggattaaataaagccAGCCATTGGTCAAGAGATGGAGCAAGCATCCAGTTGATAGGAAgtgaacataagaaaaaaaaacatagagagtaagagggagtcaggaggatgcATAAAAAGATGCACAGGACATAGAAGGAAGGGACATTCAatttgaggttttttgttgttgttgttgttgtttgagactgCTTAGGAGAAAGGCCTTGTTTTCTGGGACACTagtggagga belongs to Peromyscus eremicus chromosome 3, PerEre_H2_v1, whole genome shotgun sequence and includes:
- the Iapp gene encoding islet amyloid polypeptide, with amino-acid sequence MHILKVPAALFILSVALNHLKATPVRSGTNHLVDKRKCNTATCTTQRLANFLVRSSNNLGPVLPPTNVGSNTYGKRNAAEIPNRESLDFLLL